A window of Pseudomonas putida genomic DNA:
TGTCGGTCAACCAACGCCCACAGTGGCGTGTGGTCGAAGGGGGCTCGCGCAGCTATGTCGGTCCGCTGTGCCGGCCGTTTGCCGGGCGCATTCGCCTCAACTGCAAGGTTTACCGGGTCCGCCGCGACGAAGGTGGCGTCACCCTGATGAGCGCTGCCGGTACCGAGCGTTTCGACAATGTGGTGTTCGCCTGCCATAGCGACCAGGCCCTGGCGCTGCTGGAAGCGCCAAGCGTGCAGGAACGGGAAGTGCTCGGCGCCATCGGCTATGCCAGCAGTGATGTGGTACTGCACACCGATACCCGTCTGCTACCCCGCCGCAAACGTGCGTGGGCCAGCTGGAACTACCGTCTCGGCGGGCCACCGCAGGCCCCTGCCGCGCTGACCTACAACATGAACATTCTGCAAGGTATCCAGGCGCCGGTGACTTTCTGCGTGAGCCTGAACCAGACTGCACTGGTGGATCCGGCACAGGTCATCGCCCGCATCCGGTACGACCATCCGCAATACAGCCTTGCGGCGTGCGCCGCGCAGGCACGCCAGGCGCAGCTGCAGGGTCATCTCAACAGTTACTTCTGCGGCGCCTACTGGGGCAACGGCTTTCACGAAGATGGCGTGGTCAGTGCGCTGAAGGTGGCCGCGCATTTCGGAGAGCACCTGTGAACAGCAGCCTTTGCACGGGATGGGTCAGCCACCGGCGCCTGAGGCCGCGGCCCCACGCGTTCCGCTACAGGATCGGCATGTTCTACCTGGACCTGGACGAGCAAGCCTGGCTGACAGGCCTGTCACGCTGGCTGTGGCGCTGGCGCCTGGCGCCGCTGAGCTGGCGCCAGGCGGATTACCTGCCAGCCTGGACCCGCCAGGGCGAGACGCTGGCCCAGGCTGCACGCTTGCTGGTGCAGAAGGCAACGGGAGACATGCCCGCAGGGCCGGTGCACCTGCTCACGCAATTGCGTTGCTGGGGGCTGTCGTTCAACCCGGTGAGCTTCTATTTCTGCCATGAGCGCGACGGGCGGCTGACAGCGATCCTGCTGGAGGTGCGAAACACGCCATGGCACGAGCGCTTTCATTACGTGCTGCCGGTGCAAGAAAACCTTGCCAGGCCCTTCACCGTCGCCAAGGCCTTCCATGTGTCGCCATTCATGCCACTGCACATGGACTATCGCTTGCGCTTCACCCTGGACGCTGAACATGTACGCATCCACATGGAGAACTGGCAAGCGGATCGCAAGGTGTTCGAGGCCGACCTGGCCCTGCAGCGCCAGC
This region includes:
- a CDS encoding DUF1365 domain-containing protein, whose amino-acid sequence is MNSSLCTGWVSHRRLRPRPHAFRYRIGMFYLDLDEQAWLTGLSRWLWRWRLAPLSWRQADYLPAWTRQGETLAQAARLLVQKATGDMPAGPVHLLTQLRCWGLSFNPVSFYFCHERDGRLTAILLEVRNTPWHERFHYVLPVQENLARPFTVAKAFHVSPFMPLHMDYRLRFTLDAEHVRIHMENWQADRKVFEADLALQRQPLDKAAVHRYVLAFPWMSLRTVLAIYWQALRLLFKRTPIHDHTPSQSDLALGHCCEDPDDVEPHPER